The following is a genomic window from Rhodoligotrophos defluvii.
CGGCTGCGCGCCGTGGCCGAGGGCGAGAAGGGCCAGACGGCGGAGGCGGTGGCCGATCCCACCTTCGCCCGCCACATCGCCGAATATACGCAGATGGTGGCGGAGCAGGGCGCGGATGCCATGCAAGCCATCGGTGGCATCCTGGCCGAGACCGGCCGCATCTTCGCCGGTTCAACCCGAGCGAATTTCAGCCGGCTGTGGAACGTCATCGGCAATGTCGCCCTGGTGGGACTGGCCCTCGTGGGCGCCTTCATGGTCGTTCGGATCATCACCGGGCACCTCACCTCCGGCATTGCCGCACGCGCCCCGGCGCGCGGGTGGCTTGGTCGAACCATGCTGCTGATCGCGGCGATCCTGATCGAGAGCCTCGGCGTGATCGTTGCCTGGGCCGCGGGCTACGTGGTCGCCCTCAACGTGGTCGGCGGCACCGGCCGCATGGGGATCAACCAGAGCCTGCTGCTTAACGCCTTCCTCGCCGTCGAGCTCGTCAAGGTTCTCCTGCGGGCCCTGCTGGAGCCGGACCGCCCCGCTTTGCGCCTGGCACCCTTGAGCGATACCACGGCCACATATTGGTATTTCTGGGCGAGCCGCATCGTCTCCATGCTGGGCTACACCTTCATGTTCGTGGCGCCCATCATCGCCGCCAGCGTTTCCTTTGCCGCCGCGCAGGCCATACGAATTCTCGTCGTGCTCACGATCATCATCATGGCGGTGATCATCGTGCTGCAGAACCGTGACCGGGTCCGCGCGGTGCTCTCCCAGCGCGCCGCCGCTGGCCGCGACGACGTCCTTTCGCGCAGCCTTGCCTTCCTCGGCCGCTACTGGCACATCCTCGCCATCGTCTATCTGGTGGGGCTCTTCCTGGCCTGGCTCGCCAACCCGGACGAGGCGCTGCCCTATATCGTCGGGGCAACGGCCGAAAGCGTGGTTGCCGCCGCAGTCGGCGCCGTGGTCATCACCTTCATCGCCCGCTTCGTATCGGTGGGCATGCGGCTTCCGCCCGAGGTGAAGGAGCGCCTCCCGTTGCTGGAGCGGCGGCTGAATGCGTTCGTGCCCCGGACCCTTCAGGTCGTGCGCACCATCGTGCTCGTGGCGGTGCTCATCGCCATCGCCCAGGCGTGGGGGCTTATCGACTTCATCGGCTGGGTCGCCAGCGACGTGGGGCGACGCGTCACCGGCTCGGTGATATCGGCAGCGCTCATCGTGCTGGTCGGCTTTGCGATCTATCTCGCCGTCTCGTCCTGGGTCGAATATCGGCTCAACCCGAACTACGGCACCGTTCCAACCGCGCGCGAGCGAACCTTGCTCGCCTTGTTCCGCAACGCCTTCACCATCGCGCTTTGCGTGCTCGTGCTCATGCTGGCCCTCGCGCAGCTCGGCGTGAACATCGCGCCGCTGCTCGCCGGTGCCGGCGTGCTCGGCCTCGCCATCGGCTTCGGCGCCCAGAAGCTCGTGCAGGACATCATCACCGGCGTGTTCATTCAGTTCGAGAACGCGATGAACGAAGGGGACGTCGTGACGGTCGGCAACTTCTCGGGGGTGGTGGAGCGGCTCACGATCCGTTCCGTGTCGATCCGCTCCCTGGACGGCACGCTGCACCTCGTTCCGTTCTCCTCAGTCGATTCCGTTTCCAACATGACGAAGGGCTTCTCCTATCACATCGCCGAGATCGGCGTCGCCTATCGGGAGGACATCGCGGAGGTCAAAGAGGCGATGCAGGACGCGTTCGACCAGCTGCTCGAGACGGAGCACAAGGACCATATCATCGGTCCGCTCGAGATGCATGGCGTCACGGCGTTCGGCGACAGCGCGGTGATGGTGAGGGCCAGGATCAAGACCATGCCCGGGCAGCACTGGGCTATCGGCCGTACCTATAACGAGTTGATCAAGCAGATCTTCGATGCGCGCGGCATCGAGATTCCGTTCCCGCATATCACGCTGTACATGGGCGAAGACAAGCAGGGCAAGGCCCCGCCGCTGAATGTGAAGGAACTGCCCCGGCCGTCGTCAGATCAGGGCCGTGCTGCTGGTCGCGGCCAACTCGGCGATGTCGCCGAGCAAACGGGCGGGACACAAGGCGTTCGCATGAAGCGGCGCAGCGAGTAAGGTGATAAGCGGTCGGCCGGCATACAGGCCGAGGCCCTATGGGCCAATACCTCATGGGGAGGGGAGAGCGAGATGGCAAAGGGCTTCTTTGGCGAACCGTTCTTCATGGATGGTGAAGCGGGCCTGCAGAGTCCATTTGGCGACCTCAGACGCTATCAGGCAGAGAAGCCGGTCTATTACCATCCGCCGCTGCAGCAGTGGTTCGTCTTCGCCTATGACGACGTGGCGGCGCTGTTCAGGGATGCTCGCTTGAGCTCCGAACGGATGAAGGGCTTCGTCGACCAAGCGCCTGAGGCGGTGCGGGAGGCGCTTCGGGACATTGCGCCGATGTTCCGGTCCTGGGTGCTGATGAGCGATGAACCCCAGCACATGCGCCTACGGCATCTCATCAATCTCGGTTTCAACGCGTCCGCCATCGAAGCGCTGCGTCCGACGATCGAAAGATCAACGGACGAGCTTCTCGGGGCGATGCGCGGAGGCCGGTCCTTCGACGTTTGCGGCGAGTTCGCGTTCCTGCTTCCGGCTTACGTGCTTTCCGATTTTCTGGGCGTGCCTCCGAAGGACCGGGATCTCATTGTGCAATGGTCGGTCGATTTCATCGACTTCTTCAACATCTTTCCGATCACGGTCGACAGCGCCACCCGGATGGTGAACAGCGCGCGGGCGATGGAGGCGTATACGCTCGATCTGCTGGCCGCGCGGAGGCGCCATCCCCGAGACGACTTTCTCGGCACCCTGAGCAGTTATGTCGGCACGCCGGATGGACCGACCAACGAGGAGATCGTGGGCAATTCGATGCTGCTTCTGCTTGCCGGCCACGTGGCGGTGCGGAATCTCATCGGCAATGTCGTCTATCTCTTGGCTACATGGCCGCAGGAAAGAGCGCGGCTTGACGCCGATCCGAACCTGCTCAACAGCGCAATCGAGGAAACGCTGCGGTTCGAGCCGCCCATCACTTTGATTCCGCGGATCGCGCGGGAGCCGGTCGAGGTTGGAAACGAGACCATTCCCGCAGGCGCCGTCGTGCAGTTGAGCATTGCCGCCGCCAATAGGGACCCGGCGCATTTTCCGGATCCCGACCGGTTCGACATTGCGCGCAACCCCAAACGCATCCTCAGCTTCGGGCATGGGCCCCATGGATGTGCCGGCGTGCATCTCGCCCGCCTGCAAACCCAGATTGCCGTAGGCGCACTGCTGGCCCGCTTTCCCCGCTTCAAGCTGGACGAGGAGCAGCCGATCACCTGGTACCGGACGGCCGCCAATAGGGGACCCATCAATCTCCCGATCGTCGCGTGAGGATCCGCGCCGAATGCGCTTCGGGTCCTTCTATCGCTGAAGGAAGTCGACCAGCAGGCGCGTGACCTCCTCCGGTGCATCCTCCATGAGGAAGTGGCCGCCGCCTTCAACGAGGTGGACATCGGCGTTCCGGATGTAGCGCTGCAGCCGGGCCGCCTGATCCACCGGAATCCAGGTGTCCTCAGTTCCCCAGATGATGCGGACGGGGACGTCCGTGGGCCCCAGCGCCGCCTCCAGCCTGGCAATGTGCTCATCGGCAATCTGAGCCACGCGGTTGTACCACATGGCCTGCCCCTTCTCGCCTCGCCATGGCTTCATGTAGGCTTCGAATGCCTCTTCGCTCAGCGGCCGGTGGGTGGTCGAGCGAATGCGCGCCGTCGCGATCAGCTCGTAGAGCGCGTAGGGCATGGTGCGATAGGCTTCGATGTATTTCTGCGCATGCTTCGTCGCCGCCGTCACGCAGGGTAGCATCATTGCCGCGCTGATCAGCGCCATTCTGTCGAAGCGGCAACCCTCGAAGTAATAGGCGGACATACCATAGGTATTGCCGATATCGTGAAAGATGCCGGCGGGGCGCTCCAGCTTCCAGTGCTCGAGCAGGCTGCGCAGAACCCTGCTCTGCATGGGATCGCTGACATCCATCCCCTCGCGCTGCTCCGACGCGCCTTGGCCGGGCAGATCGTAGACGTGGACCCGATGCGTTTGCGCCAGGGTTGGCACGATATTGCGCCAGATATAGGAGTTGCCTGGAAAGCCGTGGACCAGAACGACGGGTTTGCCCTCGCCGAACACCTCATAGGCGATCTCGACCCCCTCGACCGTAACGCGACGATTCAGTTGCCAAGCGGATGCCATGTCTTCGCCCTGTCCATGTAACCGTCAAACGATCTTAAGATGGGTACATGCTTGAAATGTAACTCGTCAAGCCAATTTTGGTGGTACTGAGATCGCGAGATGACAGAGACCGCCTTCAATTCCCTGGAGCCGTCCGGCCGGCTTTGCCTGGACTTCATCAACACGGTGCATTGGCGTGAAGCCGCGCAGCCCGTGGAACGGCTGGGCTGTTTCGCCGATCTGGTTGAATGGGCGCGGCAGATGGAGTTGTTGAGCCCTTCGGCGGCTCGCGAGGCTCTCGAACGCGCCAGGACATTGCCAGATCAGGATCGCGGGACGTTGAGGCACGCGATGAGCTTTCGCGAGACGCTCTATCGCATCTTCATCGCGACAATCCGAGGACAGGCGCCGGAGCCTGCCGATCTCGAGGTCCTGACGCGAATGGCCGGCCAAGCCGCCATCGCCAGTGTGCTTGTCCCGCACGGCAGCCATTTCGTTCTGCGACGGCCTGATGCGGACGCCGATCTCGATTCCATGCTCGCCACGATCGCGGTTTCGGCCATGGAGCTGCTCACCTCGCCGGATCTGCGCCGCGTCCGCCAGTGCGCCGACGATCGGGGCTGCGGCCTGCTGTTCTTCGACTCCAGCAAGAACCAAACGCGGCGCTGGTGCTCCATGGGGATTTGCGGCAACCGTGCGAAGCGTCGCCGCAATTATCACCGGCATCGGCGGTGAACACATTGCTCCCGCGGCGCGCCCCAATTTTGGTCACAGAGATAGCCAATGACCGACGGATTGGCGCCATGGACAATGCTTGCCTGGCAGACGGCTCCTCCAAATCAGATGAAAGGGATTTATGGTGACTGACCTGACCTCGACACCAAGCCTCAATGAGGGCCATCCTGACGGCAGTCCTCTGGAAGACCACACAGCTGATCAATCTTCTGCATCCAAGCCGGTGGTCTTCTCGAACTGGGATGAAGACCCGAACCAATGCATTGAAGTGCAGGTGATGAGGGACGATTTTCAGTTGGAAGGCCTGTACTTTATCGGGAGCGATCAGTTCAGCGGCCGGGCTGGCGAGGTGCAAGTGACGCAAGAGGGCAACGGCCTCCAGCGCATTGCCATCGATCTTGATGGTGGTGGCCCGTCGGACGAGGGGCAGGAGGTCGAATTCTATATCGAGACAGCGCGACCTGTGGACGAGAGCATGGTCAAGCTCGTGCAACAGGATTCCTTTTCCACGCTGTAATCTTCAGAGCCGGTCGCGGGCCAGCAGGCGCGATCTCACCAGCGTGCCAGACGGTTCGCGGCGGCAGCTCCGAGGAAAGCGAGGCCGGCGATTGCAATCGTGTACCAAGCCGCAAGAAAGAGCGGGGAATCGTCGGGACAATGGGCGGCGTAAAAGGCTGCCGCCAGACCACCCGCGGCCAGCCCGGCGGCAGCGCCGGCCAGCGCCGGTCGCGTCGGCGCGCCATGGCGCAGCACGAACATGAAGACGGCGAGCGGCCCGATGCCGATCAGGGGAACGTAGACAAGGCACACCCTGCTGTTCGTCCCGATCATGGCAGCCTGCCAAGCCTCCGGCGGCAGAACGATCAGCTCCGCCATCACAGCCCCTGCCAAAAGGGCGGGTGCGGCCGCAAGATAGGGCAGCACCCGGCGCCAAGGCTCGCCCGGTTGCGAAAGCATCCGCACGAAGGCGAAGGCCGTTGCCGCCAGCGTGCCGGTCACCACAAGCTTGAAGAGGAAACGCACCGTGCCCAGGGCAATGGCGATGTCCGGGCGGGGACCGAGCGTTGCAAGGAACACACCGGCTGCGATGGCGGCCGCAATCGCTGCGCCTCCCCACCAGGTGGCCGAAAACGAAACCGCACGGGGCCGTGCGTTCGTCGCGAGTGTCTGGATGAGCTCGTTGGTGTCCATATCAGCTCCGTCCGAAACGCCTGGCGATTGCAGCCAGGCCGCGATGCAGCGCAACCCTTACTGCCGCCTCACTCATGCCGAAACGTCGAGCGGTCTCGCCGATCGAGTGGCCATCCACGGAAACTGCCGCCACGACCGAGCGCTGGCCCGGCGCCAGATGGTCGAGTGCGCGGTCGATTTCCCACGGTCGGGCAGCTTCCGCGACGGGTTCTGCCACGCTTTCGGCGATCTCGTCGATGCCGATCTCCACGTGACGCCCGCGGCGGCGAAGGGCATCAACGATCTTGTAGCGCACGATCGCAAAGAGCCACGGGGTCACGGGCGCGTCCTCGCGCCAGGTATGCCGCTTCAGGTGGATCGCCAGAAGGGTTTCCTGCACGATATCCTCCGGATCGATCTGCCCTCGCCCGACTTTTCGCCTCGCGAGGCCGCGTGCCAACCGGGCGGCGTGGCGAAGAAAATCCTCGTATGCCCTTTCGTCGCCAGCGATCGCTGCACGCAGGAGCCGGGAAAGCTCGTCTTCGCTCCTGCGGTCCATGAGCGTCTTCCTCCCACTACGCTCTTGCGCTGTCTTTTGTTACGCCGCCGCGGAAATTTCTGCCAAGGCAAGGGCCAGGCGATCACGAAATCGTGTGCACCAATGGATGTAACGGTCGGCCTCTCGCGATCGAACTCCTCGATGCGTGCCGAGACAAGGCGGGCACGCCCTGGCGAACCCAAGAGAGGAGATATGGCTATGAGATCGACCGTCAGCTCGGCCGCACTGGCCGGCGCCGTCGCGATGGCGCTGACGTCCCTGGCTGCGGCCGCGCCGCTCAGCGAGGCGCAAGTGAAGGCGGCCATGGATGCCGGCAAAGAGAAATGCTACGGCGTCGCGCTCAAGGGCCAGAACGACTGCGCCGCGGGGCCCGGCACGACCTGCCAAGGCACCTCCACCGTCGATTATCAGGGCAATGCCTGGAAATTCGTGGATGGCGGCACCTGCGCCACGATGCAGCTGCCCGGCGGCCGCACCGGCTCTCTCGAGCCTTTGGACCGCGATCGTCCGATGTGACGAACGTCCGGAAAGCGGGAGAACGCCATGAGCGAATTGGCATGTCCGGACCCCGGCGCAACCGCGGTGACCCGCTTTCCGGGCTATTCGGCCGCCGGGCTGGCCGGCACCAGCTTCAAGCCCGAGCATTTGCCGGCCATTCTGGCCGAAGGCAGGCAGCGCGGTTTCTTTGAAGTTCATGCAGAAAACTATATGGGCGCCGGCGGGCCGCCACATGCGGCGCTCGCCCGCATCCGGCGCGACCATCCGGTATCGCTGCACGGGGTGTGCATGTCGCTGGGCGGCCCGCAGCCGCTCGACAAGGCGCACCTTTCCCGGTTCAAGGCGCTGATCGAGCGCTATGAGCCGGCACTGGTGTCCGAGCACCTCGCCTGGTCGACCCATTCAAGCACCTATTTCAACGATCTGCTGCCTCTTCCCTACACCGAGGCGACGCTGGCCCGGGTCGCCGAGCATATCGAGGAGATGCAGGAGGCGATCGGCCGCGCAATTCTGCTGGAGAACCCCTCGACCTACGTTCTCTTCCGGGAATCGACGATGGGAGAGACGGAGTTCATCCGCCGGCTGGTGCGGCGCACAGGCTGTGGGCTTCTGCTGGACGTCAACAACGTCTTCGTCTCGGCCACCAATCACGGCTATTCGGCTCTTGCCTACCTCGCCGACTTTCCGCTGGAGCATGTGGGCGAAATCCACCTCGCCGGCCATGCCCAGCAGGAAGATGACGAGGGCGATCTGCTGCTCATCGACAGCCATGACGGACCGGTGGCCGATGCCGTGTGGAAGCTGTTCGAGATCGTCATCGGCAGATGCGGGCCGATCCCGACATTGATCGAATGGGACAGCGCCGTTCCAGACTGGGCCGTGCTCAAGGCCGAAGCCGCTGCCGCACAAGCCATTCTCGATCGCCACGCGGCGCGCAACACCTCGGAGGCAGCCCATGCCGCCGCGTGAGATCGATTTTGGCGAGACTGGCGATGCACCGGGCTACGCAGAGGCGTTCGCCGGTGGATTGCTCGATCCGATGCGCCCTCCGCCGGACAGGATTTGCGGGCCGCACGGCAAGGCGGTGGCGAAGCGGTATGCGGTCTATCGAAACAACGTCACGGTCAGCCTGATCGAGGCGCTGGCGGCTGTTTTTCCGGCGACACGGCGGATTACCGGCGCCGACTTCTTTCGCGCCATGGCGCGCGCCCATGTGCGGGAAACGCCGCCGAGCTCACCGCTTCTCTGGGAATATGGCCACGCTTTTCCGGATTTCATTGCCCGCTACGAGCATGCACGCCCGATGCGATGGCTGGCGGATGTGGCGCGGCTCGAGCGGGCGTGGCTCGACGCCTATCACGCCGCCGATGCGGCGCCGCTCACAGCGCAGTCGCTGGCCGCAATCCCGCCAGAACAGCTCGCCGGGACGCGCTTCACCCCGCATCCGGCGACCCGTGTGGTGCGCTCTTCCTTTCCCGCTGTCAGCATCTTCGCGGCGAACCGAAGCGACGGCCCCGTGGGTCGGATCGAAGCTGCGGAGCCCGAGGACGGGCTCGTCACGCGGCTTGGCCTGGAGGTGGCCGTGCGGCAGCTGCCACCCGGTGGGGCCTCCTTTCTCTGCCGCCTCATGGCCGGTCATCCACTCGGTGATGCGGCAGCGCAAGCTTTCGCCGAAAGCGTCCAATTCGATCTTGCCGCAAATATCGCTGGGGTGCTGGAGGCGGGGGCCTTCACGGCGGCGCACTGGGGGGCCGAATAATGGAACCCAAACTGGCCGCGGAAAGCACCGGACAGCGCGGCATCGCCGCACTTGCCGAGCGGGCGACCGGCGCTCTTCGCACCATCGCCCCGCCTTGGCTCACGCAGTTCGTGCTCAGATGCGCGCTTGCCGTTCCCTTCTGGCGGTCCGGCGTCAACAAATGGGACGGCTTCCTGCAGCTGAACGACGTTGCCGTGCTGCTTTTCACTTCGGAGCTCAAGCTGCATCTGCCAGGCGGTCCCTATGCCTTTCCCGCACCGGGCGTGATGGCGTTCGCCGCCGGTTCCGCCGAGATTGTCTTGCCCATTCTGCTTCTATTGGGCCTGGCGACGCGTGCCGCGGCCTTCGGCCTCCTTCTGATGACGCTGATCATCCAACTCACGGTTCCCGATGGATGGCCGCTGCATCTCACCTGGGCGGCAATGGCGCTCGCCGTGATGGCATGGGGGCCGGGCTGGCTTTCGGTCGACCAATGGCTTCGCGGCCGTTTGGCCTGACGGTCCGTGCTGGATACGGAACACACCACAGGAACGAGCGTGTAGTTAAATTTGTTTACAGATGTATTAGACTAAGGCGATATAAATACAATTTCCTTACGAAATATTTCTTATGTCTTTAATGCCGAAATAACGGTTGCTTTAGCCACGCAACGCTCACCGTCTTGCTGCTCTCCCTGCTCGGTAATATCGTAAGCAACCTCATCGATTGCCGCCAATAAGCTCTGTGTTTGGCTTCTGCTACACTTGGTTGCAGGTAATGCTTCATGTCCATTCATGAGAACTGCCGTGCTATTGTTCAGCAAGTCAGGCAGATGATGGATCGCAAGATCTGGAGCGACAGGCATCTCGATGGATCGCTTCGAGCGAACTCGCGTGCAGCCCAATCAACAGATCGGCCTGAGGCTATGACATCCGAGACCTATGCGGCCATAACCAAACCCGACGCAGATGATGCAGACGAAGCCTCAGATCGGGACGAGATGCGCAGGCCCGACACTATCCGCGAAACCTTGATCCCGCTTCATGCGGAAGAGCTCTCGGTCTCGAAGGAGAAGGTCGAAACCGGCCGGGTGCATGTCGGCACGGTAACGCGCACCCACGAGGCGCTCGTCGACGAGGAGCTTGCGAGCGATCACGTCCAGATCGAGAGGGTCGCGGTCAACGAGCCCGTGGACGCCGTTCCGCCGGTCCGGCAGGAGGGCAACGTCACCATCGTGCCGGTGCTCGAAGAAGTCTTGGTCCTCGAGCGCCGCCTCATGCTGAAGGAGGAAATCCACATCCGCCGCGTTCACACGACGGAAAGGCATCGGGAGAGCGTGACGCTGCGCCGCCAGGAGGCGGTGATCTCGCGCAGCCCTGCAGAGCCCCCGCCGGAGTGAAACCTTTCCAGCAAGAACTACCAAACCAACACTACAGAGGAGTAGACAAATGGCTTACCAAACTATCGTCGCTGTGTTCGACACGGCCGATCAAGCCGATGCCGCGGTGAAGGCGCTGAAAGCAGCCGGCTTCGCCGATGCTGACATCAGCGTGTTCGATAAGACCAGGCTGACCAATAACGGCAAGGGCAGTCTGTCTGAGCCAGGCTTGTGGAACCGCATTTTCGGCGACGACATCTTCGAGCATGAGGCGACGGTCTACAAGCAAGCGATCGATCGCGGCGGCGCTGTTGTCTCGTTGCGGACGGTGGACAACGAAGTCGCCCACGCAACGGGCATTCTCGACCTGCACCGCCCGATCGACGTTCATGATCGCGCAATCACCAGCGGCATCGCGCCGGCTGCCTTCGTGGAGACCGCCGCCAAGACCGCTGCCGCGGCCCCCCTGCCAAGCGACCAGAAAGTTGCGGTGACGCCCAAGCTCGCCGACGCGCATAACGATGTGCTGCGGCTGGCGGAGGAGCAGCTTAATGTCGGCAAGCAGATGGTCGAGACCGGGCGGACACGGGTTCGCCGCTTCGTCACTGAACGTCCGGTCTCGGCGGATGTCACTCTGCACGAGGAGCACGCAGATGTCATCCGCAAGGCCGTTACCGACCCGACCTATGTCGGGGACATCGATTGGGCCGACAACACCATCGAGGTCGTCGAGACGGCCGAGCATGCTCTGGTGAACAAGACAGCGCGGATCGTCGAGGAGGTCTCGCTGAAGCTCACCGGCAGCGACCACGTGGAGACCGTTCACGACAAGGTTCGCCGCCAGCAGGTCGAGGTCGAACGGGTACCGGCGGGTGCGATGTCGCCTGCGGGAACGCAGACTTCGCCCATGGCCGCCAAGCCAATGTGACATCAAGATGTCCGGGGCCGAAGCGACTTTCGGCTCCGGACCCTTCCTGGCGCTGGCAGAGCGCCATCGCGCCTCATCCCGCAGAGCGACGCTAGCGCAAATCCTCATGTCGAAACTCAGCTCAACCCGAAGGGGAGCCGCGCCGCCGTCGGTCTCCCGATTGGCGATTCTGGTCGCGACATTCTGGCTGTTTCTGCCAGGTGTCGGCTTCTGTCAGGTGGCGGAGCAGCCCACATCGCCGTCGGCCACCGCTACTTTGACTGTCGGCACGAAAGAGGCGCCTCCCTTTGCCATGAAGACGCCCTCAGGCGAATGGGAGGGGATCAGCATCGACTTGTGGCGCCGCATCGCCGACGAGCTGGGCCTGAAATATCAGTTCAAAGAGGAAAGTCTTCCGGGCCTCCTCAAGGGATCCGCAGACGGCAGCCTCGATGCGGCGGTGGGCGCGCTCACGATTACCGCCGAGCGGGAGCAGAGGTTCGATTTTTCCCAGCCGTTCTACGAAACTGGCCTGAGCATCGCGGTCCACAAGGAACACATGAACTGGTGGTCCGTCATTCAGAGCATCTTTTCCAAGAACCTGCTCTTGGGTGTGCTGGGGCTGCTCGGCGTTCTGATGACGGTCGGCACGATCCTCTGGCTTCTCGAGCGGCGCAAGAACCATCATTTCGACGGTGGCCTCGCAGGCTTCTTCTCGGGCCTGTTATGGTCGGCAACCACCGCGGCCGGCCATCCGCATCACAAGGCGCCCAACACCATTGCCGGAGAGTTGCTGGCGATTGCTTGGATGCTCACCTCCGTGCTCCTGATCTCGACCTTCACGGCGCTGATCGCCTCGGCCTTGACGACCACCCAGCTGCGCGGAACCATCCACGGGGTCGATGATCTTCGCTCAGTCCGCGTTGGGACCGTGAATGGCTCCGAAGCGGGTGACTATCTGCATGGTCAACGGATAAACTTTCGTCCGTTTACCGATTTGAATTCGGGGCTGGCCGCGTTGAAGGACCGGCAGATCGATGCGTTCGTCTACGACCGTCCTTTGCTCGCTTGGCAGATCACCCGCAATTTCCCGGACTCGCTGCAACTTCTCCAGCCGGTGTTCGACAAACAGACATATGGCATCGCCATGCCGACCGGGAGCAAGCTTCGCGAGGCGATCGACCGGGTGATCCTCAGCGAGACGCGCAGTGACTGGTGGGAAAAGACCACGTTCCGCTATATCGGCGAGAGCCCCGGCCATCGCGCGGAGCCTCCAAGCGAGGTCGCCCTGTTCGGGCATCGCCATCACTAAATATCACGTGGTGCTGGGACGCAATTTTAGAACAATTCGGTTGTTTCTGAATTTTATACATCGTACAGCTCTTAAACTTTCTATACCACAGGTTTGCGATTGTATTTAATGAAAATTGCAACGTTCTCTGTGTTGCAAAATGACAAAACCAACATGATTGACCAGAAATGATCCGTCGCGTCTCAGAATGAGCGCTGGGATAGACTCGCGGCCGTCCAATTTTGAGCTGACGCCGTCAAGAAGATGTCCGGGCGACATCCAGCCTGGCGGGCCCATCCAATCCCCATTTCCGAAGGTTATACGGACGGTGATGCCGTTGCGGTCCGGGCATTTCCCGGTCTCAACGGCCATTGCGCAGGCCGGCCCGCGGTCGA
Proteins encoded in this region:
- a CDS encoding BufA1 family periplasmic bufferin-type metallophore, whose protein sequence is MAMRSTVSSAALAGAVAMALTSLAAAAPLSEAQVKAAMDAGKEKCYGVALKGQNDCAAGPGTTCQGTSTVDYQGNAWKFVDGGTCATMQLPGGRTGSLEPLDRDRPM
- a CDS encoding cytochrome P450, giving the protein MAKGFFGEPFFMDGEAGLQSPFGDLRRYQAEKPVYYHPPLQQWFVFAYDDVAALFRDARLSSERMKGFVDQAPEAVREALRDIAPMFRSWVLMSDEPQHMRLRHLINLGFNASAIEALRPTIERSTDELLGAMRGGRSFDVCGEFAFLLPAYVLSDFLGVPPKDRDLIVQWSVDFIDFFNIFPITVDSATRMVNSARAMEAYTLDLLAARRRHPRDDFLGTLSSYVGTPDGPTNEEIVGNSMLLLLAGHVAVRNLIGNVVYLLATWPQERARLDADPNLLNSAIEETLRFEPPITLIPRIAREPVEVGNETIPAGAVVQLSIAAANRDPAHFPDPDRFDIARNPKRILSFGHGPHGCAGVHLARLQTQIAVGALLARFPRFKLDEEQPITWYRTAANRGPINLPIVA
- a CDS encoding sigma-70 family RNA polymerase sigma factor, which produces MDRRSEDELSRLLRAAIAGDERAYEDFLRHAARLARGLARRKVGRGQIDPEDIVQETLLAIHLKRHTWREDAPVTPWLFAIVRYKIVDALRRRGRHVEIGIDEIAESVAEPVAEAARPWEIDRALDHLAPGQRSVVAAVSVDGHSIGETARRFGMSEAAVRVALHRGLAAIARRFGRS
- a CDS encoding alpha/beta fold hydrolase, which produces MASAWQLNRRVTVEGVEIAYEVFGEGKPVVLVHGFPGNSYIWRNIVPTLAQTHRVHVYDLPGQGASEQREGMDVSDPMQSRVLRSLLEHWKLERPAGIFHDIGNTYGMSAYYFEGCRFDRMALISAAMMLPCVTAATKHAQKYIEAYRTMPYALYELIATARIRSTTHRPLSEEAFEAYMKPWRGEKGQAMWYNRVAQIADEHIARLEAALGPTDVPVRIIWGTEDTWIPVDQAARLQRYIRNADVHLVEGGGHFLMEDAPEEVTRLLVDFLQR
- a CDS encoding mechanosensitive ion channel domain-containing protein, with the protein product MASAGAGLLPLLLVLAFLLFAGTAQAQITIPGQQSGTQPSTAASPAPSVDDLIRLLENDQARAELIARLRAVAEGEKGQTAEAVADPTFARHIAEYTQMVAEQGADAMQAIGGILAETGRIFAGSTRANFSRLWNVIGNVALVGLALVGAFMVVRIITGHLTSGIAARAPARGWLGRTMLLIAAILIESLGVIVAWAAGYVVALNVVGGTGRMGINQSLLLNAFLAVELVKVLLRALLEPDRPALRLAPLSDTTATYWYFWASRIVSMLGYTFMFVAPIIAASVSFAAAQAIRILVVLTIIIMAVIIVLQNRDRVRAVLSQRAAAGRDDVLSRSLAFLGRYWHILAIVYLVGLFLAWLANPDEALPYIVGATAESVVAAAVGAVVITFIARFVSVGMRLPPEVKERLPLLERRLNAFVPRTLQVVRTIVLVAVLIAIAQAWGLIDFIGWVASDVGRRVTGSVISAALIVLVGFAIYLAVSSWVEYRLNPNYGTVPTARERTLLALFRNAFTIALCVLVLMLALAQLGVNIAPLLAGAGVLGLAIGFGAQKLVQDIITGVFIQFENAMNEGDVVTVGNFSGVVERLTIRSVSIRSLDGTLHLVPFSSVDSVSNMTKGFSYHIAEIGVAYREDIAEVKEAMQDAFDQLLETEHKDHIIGPLEMHGVTAFGDSAVMVRARIKTMPGQHWAIGRTYNELIKQIFDARGIEIPFPHITLYMGEDKQGKAPPLNVKELPRPSSDQGRAAGRGQLGDVAEQTGGTQGVRMKRRSE
- a CDS encoding NrsF family protein; translation: MDTNELIQTLATNARPRAVSFSATWWGGAAIAAAIAAGVFLATLGPRPDIAIALGTVRFLFKLVVTGTLAATAFAFVRMLSQPGEPWRRVLPYLAAAPALLAGAVMAELIVLPPEAWQAAMIGTNSRVCLVYVPLIGIGPLAVFMFVLRHGAPTRPALAGAAAGLAAGGLAAAFYAAHCPDDSPLFLAAWYTIAIAGLAFLGAAAANRLARW
- a CDS encoding CGNR zinc finger domain-containing protein; protein product: MTETAFNSLEPSGRLCLDFINTVHWREAAQPVERLGCFADLVEWARQMELLSPSAAREALERARTLPDQDRGTLRHAMSFRETLYRIFIATIRGQAPEPADLEVLTRMAGQAAIASVLVPHGSHFVLRRPDADADLDSMLATIAVSAMELLTSPDLRRVRQCADDRGCGLLFFDSSKNQTRRWCSMGICGNRAKRRRNYHRHRR
- a CDS encoding MNIO family bufferin maturase, translating into MSELACPDPGATAVTRFPGYSAAGLAGTSFKPEHLPAILAEGRQRGFFEVHAENYMGAGGPPHAALARIRRDHPVSLHGVCMSLGGPQPLDKAHLSRFKALIERYEPALVSEHLAWSTHSSTYFNDLLPLPYTEATLARVAEHIEEMQEAIGRAILLENPSTYVLFRESTMGETEFIRRLVRRTGCGLLLDVNNVFVSATNHGYSALAYLADFPLEHVGEIHLAGHAQQEDDEGDLLLIDSHDGPVADAVWKLFEIVIGRCGPIPTLIEWDSAVPDWAVLKAEAAAAQAILDRHAARNTSEAAHAAA